CGACGCGACATCGTCGAACCGGGTGCGCCTACGGGTGTGCTCATTACACTCGGTGCTGGGGGCCAGACGGCGGTATAAGGTGAACTCGCTTCCAGCCGGTCCGGACGGCGTCGAACATATTCGGAGGATCCGCGCGGGAGCTCTTTCGGGAATGGGTCCGAAGACGAAAGGAAACTACTTCCCGTCCGCGCGTGCGCTCCACGAGTAGACGGCGCACCGGCCCACGCGCGGTCGTGGCCGGCCGCGTCGACGCCCCGAGAATCGATGTCTTCGAACCCCCTCTCCGACGCGCTGACGCCCGATCCGGAGTCCGTCTTCGCCGCGCTCGCGGACCCGCAGTGTCGGGCGCTCCTCCGCGCGCTCGACCGGCCGAAGACGGCCACGGAGCTCGCAGACGCCGTCGAGATGCCGCGGTCGACGGCCTACGAGAAACTGCGCCGCCTCGCCGACGCCGGGCTCGTCCGGAAGCGGGAGACCGCAGATGAGGTCCGGTACGCGATCGACTTCGAGACGGTCGTCGTGCGCACCGACGACGACGATGACCTGTCGGTGTCTGTGTCCCGGCCCTCGAAGTCGGCCGCCGAGCAGCTGACCGGGATGTGGCGCGAGGTGCGGTCGGAAGCCAGCGGCGAC
This is a stretch of genomic DNA from Halobellus sp. MBLA0158. It encodes these proteins:
- a CDS encoding helix-turn-helix domain-containing protein, translated to MSSNPLSDALTPDPESVFAALADPQCRALLRALDRPKTATELADAVEMPRSTAYEKLRRLADAGLVRKRETADEVRYAIDFETVVVRTDDDDDLSVSVSRPSKSAAEQLTGMWREVRSEASGD